Proteins encoded within one genomic window of Actinomycetota bacterium:
- the ybeY gene encoding rRNA maturation RNase YbeY: protein MPEVQVEDRSGFEIDIRRAAGMAAALLVRLGYTGGELGVTYVSIEEMEDLNIQYMGRKGATDVLSFPLDAAALEVEAGFLAEIEAEEHLLIASMLSGASSDEVPLLLGDVVICPEVAGTQAHSQGNTAEQELCLLLIHGVLHIVGYDHESDEGEMEKLQAQLFKEMCPTQ from the coding sequence GTGCCCGAAGTACAGGTCGAGGACCGTTCCGGATTCGAGATCGATATCAGGCGCGCGGCCGGGATGGCCGCGGCGCTGCTGGTGAGGCTCGGCTATACCGGCGGCGAACTCGGCGTGACCTATGTCAGCATCGAGGAGATGGAAGACCTGAACATCCAGTACATGGGAAGGAAAGGCGCTACCGACGTGTTATCCTTCCCGCTGGACGCGGCAGCCCTTGAGGTCGAAGCCGGCTTCCTCGCCGAGATAGAAGCAGAAGAACATCTGCTGATCGCCAGCATGCTGTCCGGCGCCAGTTCCGACGAGGTCCCGCTGCTGCTGGGCGACGTAGTCATCTGCCCGGAAGTCGCTGGCACCCAGGCACATAGCCAGGGCAACACCGCCGAGCAGGAGTTATGCCTGCTGCTCATCCATGGAGTCCTGCACATCGTCGGCTACGACCACGAATCCGACGAAGGTGAGATGGAAAAACTGCAAGCACAGCTGTTCAAAGAGATGTGCCCGACACAATAA
- a CDS encoding diacylglycerol kinase yields the protein MYRRSTLKSFTFAFEGIVYVLRTQRNMKIHFAVAFLVMGASLFFDLSRTEIIALLMSITFVLVTEMVNTAVEASIDTFGTAFDPMAKIAKDVAAGAVLIAAVNALAVAYLIFFDRITEPSRELITLVRQSPTHLSMIALVLVILTAIVIKAFLHRGTAFHGGMPSGHAAAAFAGWTAITYISASLQHGILISALGFMMAFLVAQSRVESGVHSVQEVFFGAVLGILVTTILFQLWG from the coding sequence ATGTACCGCCGCAGCACTCTGAAAAGCTTCACATTCGCCTTCGAAGGCATAGTCTACGTGTTGCGCACCCAGCGCAACATGAAGATCCACTTCGCGGTGGCGTTCCTGGTCATGGGGGCGAGTCTCTTCTTCGACCTTTCTCGCACCGAGATCATCGCCCTGCTGATGTCGATAACCTTCGTCCTGGTGACGGAGATGGTCAACACCGCGGTGGAGGCTTCCATCGATACCTTCGGAACCGCGTTCGATCCCATGGCCAAGATAGCCAAGGATGTCGCTGCCGGCGCCGTGCTGATCGCCGCCGTCAACGCGCTGGCGGTCGCCTACCTGATCTTTTTCGATCGCATCACCGAGCCTTCCCGGGAGCTGATCACCCTGGTGCGCCAGTCACCTACGCACCTTTCCATGATCGCGCTGGTGCTGGTCATCCTCACCGCCATCGTCATCAAGGCCTTTCTGCACCGGGGCACGGCCTTCCACGGCGGCATGCCATCGGGCCACGCCGCGGCAGCCTTCGCCGGCTGGACTGCGATCACATACATATCTGCTTCCCTGCAGCATGGGATCCTGATTTCCGCCCTGGGTTTCATGATGGCTTTCCTGGTGGCGCAGAGCCGGGTTGAGTCCGGCGTCCATTCGGTCCAGGAAGTGTTCTTCGGAGCGGTTCTGGGGATACTGGTGACGACCATCCTTTTCCAGCTTTGGGGTTGA